Below is a genomic region from Azoarcus sp. KH32C.
TCGGTGGCGCCGGTGGTGATCGTCGCGGTGACGATCGTCGGCCTGGTGCTGGGGGAATCGGCCGCGCAGGGCCAGATCGCGGAGCAGCTGAAGGCGGTGATCGGGCCCGAGGCCGCGGCGGCCGTGCAGACGGCGGTCGAGGGCAGCCGCATCCAGCGCAGCGGCATCCTGCCGTCGCTGGCGGGTTTGGGCGCGCTGTTGTTCGGCGCGACGACGGTGTTTGCGCAGATGCAGAACGCGCTGAACTCGATCTGGGGCGTGGCGCCGCGGCCGACGCGCAACAGCGTGTTCCTCTATGTGAAGGGGCGCATGCTGTCGCTGGCGGTGGTACTGGCGATCGGTTTCGTGCTGTTGGTGTCGCTCTTGCTGAGCGTGGCGGTGCAGGCGCTGGTGGTGTTCGCGCGGGACTGGATACCCGTTCCGCCGTTCTTGCTGGTGGGCCTCGACTGGGCGGTGTCCCTGTTCGTCGTGACGCTGCTGTTCGGGACCATCTTCCGCGTGCTGCCGGACGTGCTGCTCGGCTGGCGCGACGTGCGGGTAGGCGCGTTCGTGACCGCGCTGCTCTTTGCGTTCGGCAGATTGCTGATTGCGCGCTATCTGTCGACGACCGCGACCGCGTCAGCGTATGGCGCGGCCGGTTCGCTCGTGTTGCTGCTGATGTGGGTCAACT
It encodes:
- a CDS encoding YihY/virulence factor BrkB family protein, whose product is MPMAAMRNSLKFWLDVVKATVRLWLDAQVFVHAAALAFFTVFSVAPVVIVAVTIVGLVLGESAAQGQIAEQLKAVIGPEAAAAVQTAVEGSRIQRSGILPSLAGLGALLFGATTVFAQMQNALNSIWGVAPRPTRNSVFLYVKGRMLSLAVVLAIGFVLLVSLLLSVAVQALVVFARDWIPVPPFLLVGLDWAVSLFVVTLLFGTIFRVLPDVLLGWRDVRVGAFVTALLFAFGRLLIARYLSTTATASAYGAAGSLVLLLMWVNYSSLILLLGAAFTRAHLEARGRPVRPRITAVRVHRELMQDS